One part of the uncultured Bacteroides sp. genome encodes these proteins:
- a CDS encoding 4Fe-4S dicluster domain-containing protein, with protein sequence MENKNKISGEIHSHTGVEVARCYQCGKCTAGCVLASEMNFPPSYLMRLLQTGTEENYDRILRSNTIWLCLNCENCLGRCPMEIDIPKIMDYLREQSLNKKKVNRDANPIVSFHKSFLDSIKYTGRLYEVGLIAAFKARTFRLTQDVKLAPKMYLNGKLNLMPEMIKDKKGVREIFSKTIDNPKTKNK encoded by the coding sequence ATGGAAAACAAAAACAAGATTTCCGGGGAAATACACTCACATACCGGCGTAGAAGTTGCGCGCTGTTATCAATGTGGAAAGTGTACAGCCGGGTGTGTTCTTGCTTCAGAAATGAACTTTCCGCCAAGTTATTTGATGCGACTGTTACAGACAGGAACAGAGGAAAACTATGACAGAATACTTCGTTCCAATACGATTTGGCTATGTCTGAACTGCGAAAACTGTTTAGGTCGATGTCCGATGGAGATCGATATTCCTAAAATTATGGATTATCTTCGTGAGCAATCGCTCAACAAGAAAAAAGTTAATCGCGATGCAAATCCGATTGTTTCTTTTCACAAGTCATTCCTTGATTCCATTAAGTACACCGGCCGGCTTTATGAAGTTGGTTTAATTGCAGCATTTAAAGCTCGTACATTCCGTCTCACTCAAGACGTGAAATTAGCCCCTAAGATGTATTTGAACGGGAAATTAAATCTAATGCCAGAAATGATAAAAGATAAGAAAGGCGTTAGAGAAATTTTTTCTAAGACGATTGATAACCCTAAGACTAAAAATAAATGA
- a CDS encoding hydrogenase iron-sulfur subunit, whose amino-acid sequence MNNNNSEFEPKIVAFVCNWCTYAGADLTGTSRLKYATNVKIVRFPCTGRIDFMLLLKAFAQGADGVIVSGCHPNDCHYTSGNFHARRRWITFRGLLDFMGIDVSRIQYSWVSAAEGAKWADVVNTTVANIRELGPYTEYQKVADYLDKEEYNG is encoded by the coding sequence ATGAACAATAATAATTCAGAATTTGAACCCAAGATCGTAGCTTTTGTATGCAACTGGTGTACGTATGCAGGAGCCGACTTAACGGGTACAAGCCGATTAAAATATGCTACGAACGTGAAAATCGTTCGTTTCCCATGTACCGGACGTATTGACTTTATGCTCCTTCTTAAAGCATTTGCTCAGGGAGCCGACGGAGTAATTGTTTCCGGCTGCCACCCTAACGACTGTCACTATACAAGTGGTAACTTCCACGCTCGTCGTCGTTGGATTACATTCCGCGGATTGCTCGATTTTATGGGTATTGATGTAAGTAGAATTCAGTACTCATGGGTTTCTGCTGCCGAAGGTGCAAAATGGGCCGATGTAGTTAATACTACCGTTGCCAATATCCGTGAGCTGGGTCCTTACACAGAATATCAAAAAGTTGCCGACTATTTAGATAAGGAGGAATACAATGGATAA
- a CDS encoding cation:proton antiporter, whose amino-acid sequence MYLFDFSLQLPITDPTWIFFLVLAIILFAPILLDRLHIPHIIGMILAGVLIGGHGFNILERDSSFELFGKVGLYYIMFLAGLEMDMADFKKNKKKAFVFGLITFTIPTVLGIFSNMTILNYGIVTSILLASMFASHTLVSYPIISRYGLSRQKSVNITVGGTAITVILALFVLVIIAGMFKSEVDQLFWFLLIAKIALACFVIIFFFPRIGRWFFRRYQDNVMQFVFVLAMLFLGAGIMELAGLEGILGAFLVGLVFNRLIPHVSPLMNHVEFVGNALFIPYFLIGVGMIIDVKSFFLEGKAFEVAIVMTLVPLISKWIAAFITQKVYRMNANERRIIFGLSSAKVAASLAAVLIGHDIIMDNGERLLNDDVLNGTILMILITTIVSSFVTERASKKIAISNEAQEKVGETKGEENILIPISNPDNIVNLVNLALIIKSPKRKDGLVSLNVVNDHHGSTVKQAQGEKYLEKSAMISAAADVEMHTVSRYDLNIAAGIIHTIKEYNVSDVVIGLHRKINLVDSFWGGTAESLLKGTHRQIMIAKCLMPVNTLRRIIVAVPQKAEYEAGFTKWVNQLCRMGEQLGCRVHFFAHPETLDRLKVLISKKFKGLRSEFSELVDWDDLLLLTGQVNFDHLLVIISARKGSISYNTSFERLPSQLSKYFSNNSLLVVYPDQYGEPQDNVTFSDPRGHNESLNYDKMGQWFYKWFKKN is encoded by the coding sequence ATGTATTTGTTTGACTTTAGCTTACAATTACCCATAACAGACCCCACCTGGATCTTCTTTTTAGTACTGGCAATTATCCTTTTTGCCCCAATATTACTGGACCGGTTGCATATACCACATATAATCGGCATGATTCTGGCCGGAGTATTAATTGGAGGACACGGTTTTAATATTCTGGAGCGTGATAGCAGTTTTGAATTGTTTGGGAAAGTTGGCCTATATTATATAATGTTCCTTGCCGGTCTTGAAATGGACATGGCTGATTTTAAGAAAAATAAGAAAAAAGCATTTGTTTTTGGCTTAATAACTTTTACCATACCAACTGTATTGGGAATATTTAGCAATATGACAATATTGAATTATGGGATTGTTACTTCTATATTATTAGCTAGTATGTTTGCTTCACATACCTTGGTCTCATATCCAATTATCAGTCGTTATGGACTTAGCCGACAAAAGAGCGTAAATATTACGGTTGGTGGAACTGCAATAACTGTAATTCTTGCATTATTTGTGTTGGTAATAATTGCCGGAATGTTTAAAAGCGAAGTAGATCAACTTTTTTGGTTCTTACTTATTGCTAAAATAGCTTTGGCTTGTTTTGTGATTATTTTCTTCTTCCCTCGCATAGGCAGGTGGTTCTTCCGTCGGTATCAGGATAATGTAATGCAGTTTGTTTTTGTCCTTGCCATGCTTTTTCTCGGTGCTGGTATTATGGAATTAGCCGGATTGGAAGGAATCTTGGGTGCATTCCTGGTTGGATTAGTATTCAATCGCTTGATTCCTCATGTTTCTCCGCTAATGAATCATGTGGAATTTGTAGGTAATGCCCTCTTTATACCCTATTTCCTTATTGGAGTGGGGATGATTATTGATGTGAAAAGCTTCTTCTTGGAAGGCAAAGCATTTGAAGTGGCAATTGTTATGACTTTAGTTCCTTTAATAAGCAAGTGGATTGCGGCCTTTATTACTCAGAAAGTTTATAGAATGAACGCTAACGAGAGAAGAATTATATTCGGATTGAGTAGTGCAAAAGTGGCAGCATCACTAGCTGCAGTGTTGATTGGGCATGATATTATTATGGATAATGGAGAGCGCTTGCTAAATGATGATGTGTTGAATGGAACCATATTGATGATCCTAATAACTACTATTGTCAGTTCTTTTGTAACCGAACGTGCATCAAAGAAAATAGCGATCAGTAATGAAGCACAGGAAAAGGTTGGAGAAACAAAAGGTGAAGAAAATATATTGATTCCAATATCTAATCCGGATAATATTGTGAATCTTGTGAATCTTGCTTTGATTATAAAAAGTCCAAAAAGGAAAGACGGATTGGTTTCTCTAAATGTTGTAAATGATCATCATGGATCTACAGTAAAGCAGGCTCAAGGCGAGAAATATCTTGAGAAATCAGCAATGATATCTGCTGCCGCTGATGTAGAGATGCACACTGTAAGTCGGTATGATTTAAATATAGCTGCGGGTATAATCCATACAATTAAAGAATATAATGTTTCTGATGTGGTGATAGGTCTTCATCGCAAGATAAACTTAGTGGATTCTTTCTGGGGCGGAACAGCAGAAAGCTTGCTGAAAGGTACTCATCGTCAGATTATGATCGCAAAATGTTTAATGCCTGTTAATACCCTTCGCCGGATTATTGTAGCTGTTCCTCAAAAGGCTGAATATGAAGCGGGATTTACTAAATGGGTAAATCAGTTGTGTCGCATGGGAGAGCAGTTGGGATGTAGAGTACATTTCTTTGCACATCCCGAGACATTAGATCGCCTAAAAGTTCTAATAAGTAAGAAGTTTAAAGGCTTGAGAAGTGAGTTCTCGGAATTAGTTGATTGGGATGATTTACTATTGTTGACCGGACAGGTTAACTTCGACCATCTGCTAGTTATTATAAGCGCACGCAAGGGCTCTATATCTTATAATACTTCATTTGAAAGATTACCATCACAACTCTCTAAATATTTTTCGAATAATAGTTTGTTGGTTGTTTATCCTGATCAGTATGGAGAACCTCAGGATAATGTTACATTCTCTGATCCTCGTGGTCATAATGAGTCTTTGAATTATGACAAAATGGGGCAGTGGTTTTATAAATGGTTTAAGAAGAATTGA
- a CDS encoding CoB--CoM heterodisulfide reductase iron-sulfur subunit A family protein yields MSKIGVFICHCGENISATVDCEKVAQDIRKVEGVEYAIDYKYMCSDPGQTLIKDAIKEHHLDGVVVGSCSPRMHEPTFRKACAEAGLNPFLCEMANLREHCSWVHEKGEATTEKAFDLVKMLVEKVKRNKPLDSIKVPITKKALVIGGGIAGIQASLDIANTGHQVILIEKDPSIGGHMSQLSETFPTLDCSQCILTPRMVEVAQHPNITLYTYAELESLEGFIGNFTAKIRLKAKSVDHKKCTGCGACFQKCPQKRIPSEFNAGLGTRTAIYVPFPQAVPNKPVIDREHCNYYKRGKCKICEATCPTGAIEWDKEDEILTEQVGAIVVTTGFNVKGTDFFPEYGYGQYKDVITGLQFERLASASGPTLGEIRRPSDGTIPKKIVFIACAGSRDEAKGIPYCSKICCMYTAKHAMLYQHKVHDGESTVFYMDIRAGGKNYEEFVRRAIEEDHVNYVRGRVARVYEKNGKLIVKGVDTLLSGEQVEIEVDMVVLATAGVSNCGAEQLAQKMHISYDPYHFFAEAHPKLKPVETNTAGIFLAGACQAPKDIPETVGMASGAAVKVAGLFSNNELVREPLIAVVNRSAPPVFSTCVGCFMCQTACPYNAIEREEIKGRDGKVIKTVAKVNPGLCQGCGTCVAFCRSKSIDIQGYSNEQMFAEVMSLLNH; encoded by the coding sequence ATGTCAAAGATAGGAGTTTTTATCTGCCACTGCGGTGAAAATATTAGTGCTACCGTCGATTGCGAGAAAGTAGCACAAGATATCCGCAAAGTGGAGGGCGTAGAATATGCCATTGACTATAAATATATGTGTTCCGATCCGGGACAAACGCTTATAAAGGATGCTATCAAAGAGCATCACTTAGATGGTGTAGTTGTAGGTTCCTGCTCACCTCGTATGCACGAACCAACCTTTAGAAAAGCATGCGCAGAAGCCGGCCTGAATCCTTTTTTATGTGAAATGGCCAACCTTCGCGAGCACTGTTCATGGGTGCACGAAAAAGGTGAAGCTACAACAGAGAAAGCATTTGACCTTGTAAAAATGCTGGTGGAAAAGGTAAAGCGCAATAAACCGTTAGATTCCATCAAAGTGCCAATCACTAAGAAGGCTTTGGTTATTGGTGGTGGTATTGCCGGTATACAAGCAAGTTTGGACATTGCCAATACTGGTCATCAGGTAATCTTAATCGAAAAAGATCCTTCTATAGGTGGACACATGTCTCAGTTATCTGAAACTTTCCCTACCCTGGACTGTTCACAATGTATTCTTACTCCACGAATGGTGGAGGTTGCACAGCATCCTAATATCACTTTGTACACTTATGCTGAGCTTGAAAGCCTTGAAGGATTTATCGGTAATTTTACTGCTAAAATCAGATTAAAAGCAAAAAGTGTAGACCATAAGAAATGCACCGGTTGTGGAGCCTGTTTTCAAAAGTGCCCGCAAAAAAGAATTCCTAGTGAATTCAATGCCGGACTTGGTACACGTACTGCTATTTATGTACCATTTCCACAAGCAGTTCCTAACAAGCCGGTAATTGACCGTGAACATTGTAATTATTATAAACGCGGCAAATGTAAGATTTGTGAAGCAACTTGTCCAACAGGAGCTATTGAATGGGATAAAGAAGATGAAATCCTTACAGAACAGGTAGGAGCTATTGTTGTAACTACAGGGTTCAATGTAAAAGGAACCGATTTCTTCCCTGAATACGGTTACGGACAATACAAAGATGTGATCACTGGTTTGCAGTTTGAACGTCTGGCATCGGCTTCTGGTCCTACTTTAGGAGAGATACGCCGTCCATCAGATGGTACAATTCCTAAGAAGATTGTCTTCATAGCTTGTGCCGGTTCACGTGACGAAGCCAAAGGCATTCCTTATTGCTCAAAGATTTGCTGTATGTACACAGCTAAGCATGCAATGCTTTATCAACATAAGGTTCACGATGGTGAATCGACTGTATTCTATATGGACATCCGTGCCGGAGGTAAGAACTATGAAGAGTTTGTACGCCGTGCCATTGAGGAAGATCATGTAAACTATGTTCGTGGTCGTGTTGCCAGAGTATATGAAAAGAATGGTAAACTAATCGTTAAAGGTGTAGACACTTTGCTTAGCGGAGAACAAGTGGAGATTGAAGTAGACATGGTAGTGCTTGCTACTGCCGGTGTATCTAATTGTGGAGCAGAACAGCTGGCACAAAAGATGCACATCTCTTATGACCCATACCATTTCTTTGCAGAAGCTCACCCAAAGTTGAAGCCTGTTGAAACAAATACTGCGGGTATTTTCCTTGCCGGAGCTTGTCAGGCACCGAAGGATATTCCTGAAACAGTAGGTATGGCATCGGGTGCAGCAGTAAAAGTTGCCGGACTTTTCTCTAACAACGAATTGGTACGTGAACCGCTTATTGCTGTGGTTAACCGTTCTGCGCCTCCTGTATTCAGTACTTGTGTGGGTTGCTTTATGTGTCAGACTGCTTGTCCTTACAATGCAATTGAGCGCGAAGAGATCAAAGGTAGAGATGGAAAAGTAATTAAAACAGTTGCCAAGGTTAACCCGGGACTTTGTCAGGGTTGCGGAACTTGCGTTGCTTTCTGCCGTTCTAAATCAATCGATATCCAAGGATACTCAAACGAACAAATGTTCGCTGAAGTGATGTCTTTATTGAATCATTAA
- a CDS encoding lamin tail domain-containing protein, translating into MKRIAFIICFLDSFCCFAFANKLLFNEFLNKTAICEVNTIEFGSIIFNEIMVNPKGISGLPESEYIELYNRTDNVISLKKCILNYGGKKYLLPDITVDAKSYIVLTNQKYKDLWTANGILVTGVSSFPALLNTGKLLWLEDEYGNLISWVDYTDSWYKDNKKKDGGYSLECIDPDNLSNDALNWCATNDSKGGTPGKANSLKKSLPDKAKIDVLSSFIQSSDTLVINFSKPMSVISLGRLDNYTSLNSAISFNKAIPDYPCGRSVKLILNSSLKAGEKVEIKLHDLIDVSGNTLMAPIALEVSIPEQVEAGDVLFNELLFNPRSEGVPYIELTNVSEKVLPFNQLFLSYQKEDGTRSEPISLNCTSESFIPHTEIFFTNKIDKVSSQYKCDASKGVQIEYLPDLLNKEGKLFLISAKGDLLDEMTYSESMHTTLLTDKSGVALEKKSQELLSSEPSNWMSASFSSGYGTPGAPNKCTINENDKTNAEFWLEKNLFSPESSESNKLQIRYLLSEEGAIAKISIFEASGREVCSLGRNLELSAEGMIEWDGRQEDKSTCRVGLYIAYVEMHSLAGSIRKYKLPFAVVR; encoded by the coding sequence ATGAAAAGAATTGCATTTATTATTTGTTTTTTAGACTCTTTTTGTTGCTTTGCATTCGCAAATAAGCTTCTTTTTAATGAATTTTTAAATAAAACCGCTATTTGTGAGGTAAATACTATAGAATTTGGTTCTATTATATTCAATGAAATAATGGTTAATCCAAAGGGAATAAGCGGACTACCTGAATCGGAATATATTGAGCTGTACAACCGAACAGATAATGTTATTTCTCTTAAAAAATGCATTCTCAATTATGGAGGAAAGAAATATCTTTTACCGGATATAACGGTTGATGCCAAAAGCTATATAGTTCTTACTAATCAAAAATACAAGGATTTATGGACTGCAAACGGAATTTTAGTTACCGGAGTATCCTCATTCCCTGCTTTGTTAAATACGGGTAAGCTTCTTTGGCTGGAGGATGAATATGGCAATCTTATTTCCTGGGTAGATTATACAGATTCCTGGTATAAAGATAATAAAAAGAAGGATGGAGGATATTCTTTGGAGTGTATTGATCCTGATAATCTTTCTAATGATGCATTAAACTGGTGTGCAACAAATGATTCGAAAGGTGGAACTCCGGGGAAAGCTAATTCTTTAAAAAAGAGTTTGCCTGATAAAGCTAAGATTGATGTTCTTTCTTCTTTTATACAATCTTCAGATACACTAGTGATAAATTTTAGTAAACCAATGAGTGTTATCTCACTTGGTCGACTAGATAATTATACTAGTTTAAACTCTGCCATTTCTTTTAATAAAGCTATTCCTGATTATCCTTGCGGAAGGAGTGTAAAACTGATCCTAAACAGTTCTTTAAAAGCTGGTGAAAAAGTAGAAATTAAGTTGCATGATTTGATTGATGTTTCAGGAAATACTCTTATGGCTCCCATTGCATTGGAGGTTTCTATTCCCGAACAGGTTGAAGCAGGTGATGTGCTATTTAATGAATTGTTGTTTAATCCGAGGTCTGAAGGTGTTCCATATATTGAATTGACCAATGTATCAGAAAAAGTGTTGCCTTTTAATCAGTTATTTCTTTCTTACCAAAAAGAGGATGGAACTCGTTCTGAGCCGATCTCTTTGAATTGTACATCTGAAAGTTTTATACCACATACCGAAATCTTCTTTACTAATAAGATTGATAAGGTGTCATCTCAATATAAATGTGACGCATCTAAAGGCGTACAAATAGAATATCTACCAGATTTGCTCAACAAGGAAGGAAAATTGTTTTTGATTTCAGCAAAGGGAGATCTGCTAGATGAAATGACTTATTCTGAATCAATGCACACTACTTTATTAACGGATAAAAGTGGTGTTGCTTTGGAAAAGAAAAGTCAGGAATTACTTTCTTCCGAACCATCAAACTGGATGTCTGCTTCTTTTTCTTCTGGATATGGAACTCCTGGAGCCCCGAATAAATGTACTATAAATGAAAATGATAAGACAAATGCTGAGTTTTGGTTAGAGAAAAATTTATTTTCACCAGAAAGTAGTGAAAGCAATAAATTACAAATCCGCTATTTGCTTTCTGAAGAGGGGGCTATTGCTAAGATTAGTATATTTGAAGCCTCAGGTCGTGAGGTTTGTTCTTTGGGTAGAAATTTAGAACTATCAGCTGAAGGAATGATTGAATGGGATGGAAGACAAGAAGATAAAAGTACTTGTCGGGTAGGCTTATATATAGCGTATGTTGAGATGCACAGTTTAGCTGGCTCTATTAGAAAGTATAAACTTCCTTTTGCTGTGGTAAGATAA
- a CDS encoding CoB--CoM heterodisulfide reductase iron-sulfur subunit B family protein, producing MKIGFYPGCSLKGSSREYNESVVAIAKALDIELVEIKDWNCCGATAAHSMNEELSLSLPARILALAEAQGLKEVVVPCAACYNRLMVTQHELKDNNKRERVTDIIKMPYSGDLKIINVLQMLETYAMDKIQEKVTKPFAHKVACYYGCLLIRPHKILQFDRVEDPQSMDAMVKLIGGTPINWAFKTECCGAGLSVSRTDLVAKLSGNILKDATERDAKAIIVACPMCQSNLDMRRGAINETLSNPSDIPVIFITQAIGLALGLSPKELGLERHFVNVKL from the coding sequence ATGAAAATAGGTTTTTATCCGGGTTGTTCACTCAAAGGATCATCCCGCGAATACAATGAATCGGTAGTAGCGATTGCCAAAGCTTTAGATATAGAATTGGTTGAAATTAAAGACTGGAACTGCTGTGGTGCAACAGCTGCCCATTCAATGAATGAGGAACTCTCACTTTCACTTCCTGCCAGAATATTAGCTCTTGCTGAAGCACAGGGACTAAAAGAAGTTGTTGTACCATGTGCTGCTTGTTATAACCGATTAATGGTTACTCAGCATGAATTGAAAGATAACAATAAAAGAGAACGAGTTACTGATATTATCAAGATGCCATATAGTGGAGATCTTAAAATTATCAATGTACTGCAAATGCTGGAAACTTATGCAATGGACAAAATCCAGGAAAAAGTAACTAAACCATTTGCTCACAAAGTAGCTTGCTATTATGGATGCTTATTGATACGTCCACATAAAATATTACAATTTGACCGCGTTGAAGATCCACAAAGCATGGATGCTATGGTTAAACTAATAGGTGGAACTCCTATTAACTGGGCTTTCAAAACAGAATGTTGTGGTGCTGGATTATCAGTTTCACGCACTGATCTTGTTGCAAAACTATCCGGAAATATTCTGAAAGATGCAACAGAACGCGATGCAAAGGCTATTATTGTAGCTTGTCCTATGTGCCAGTCTAACCTGGATATGCGCCGCGGAGCTATCAACGAAACTTTAAGTAACCCTTCTGACATTCCTGTTATCTTTATCACTCAGGCAATTGGTCTTGCTTTAGGCCTCAGCCCGAAAGAATTAGGATTGGAACGTCATTTTGTAAATGTAAAATTGTAA
- a CDS encoding aspartate-semialdehyde dehydrogenase, translated as MKVAIVGVSGAVGQEFLRVLDERNFPMDELVLFGSKRSAGSKYTFRGKQIEVKLLQHNDDFKGVDIAFTSAGGGTSLEFAETITKYGAVMIDNSSAFRMEKDVPLVVPEVNPEDAKNRPRGIIANPNCTTIQMVVALKAIEKISHIKKVHVSTYQAASGAGAAAMDELYEQYRQVLAGEEVTVDKFAYQLAFNLIPQVDVFTDNGYTKEEMKMYNETRKIMHSDIEVSATCVRVPSLRAHSESTWIETERPISIEEAREAFANGEGLVLQDNPAKKEYPMPLFIAGKDPVYVGRIRKDLTNENGLTFWTVSDQIKKGAALNAVQIAEYLIKEKNI; from the coding sequence ATGAAAGTAGCTATCGTTGGTGTAAGCGGCGCAGTAGGTCAAGAGTTCCTACGTGTCCTCGATGAAAGAAATTTCCCTATGGATGAGTTAGTATTGTTCGGTTCCAAACGTAGTGCCGGAAGTAAATACACTTTCCGCGGTAAACAGATCGAGGTTAAACTATTACAACACAACGACGACTTTAAAGGTGTAGATATAGCCTTTACTTCTGCCGGTGGGGGTACTTCATTGGAATTTGCAGAAACTATAACTAAATATGGTGCTGTGATGATTGATAACTCCAGCGCTTTCCGTATGGAAAAAGATGTTCCTTTAGTAGTTCCTGAAGTGAATCCGGAAGATGCAAAAAATCGTCCACGTGGCATTATTGCAAATCCAAACTGTACAACTATTCAGATGGTAGTAGCTCTAAAAGCTATTGAGAAGATCTCTCATATTAAAAAAGTACATGTATCCACTTACCAGGCTGCAAGTGGTGCCGGTGCTGCTGCTATGGACGAGCTATACGAACAATATCGTCAGGTATTAGCTGGTGAAGAAGTCACAGTTGATAAATTTGCATATCAGTTGGCATTCAACTTGATTCCTCAGGTTGATGTATTTACAGATAATGGATATACTAAGGAAGAAATGAAGATGTATAATGAAACCCGCAAGATTATGCACTCTGATATAGAGGTAAGTGCAACTTGTGTCCGTGTACCATCTTTAAGAGCACATTCTGAAAGTACATGGATTGAAACAGAACGTCCTATTTCAATTGAAGAAGCACGCGAAGCATTTGCAAATGGAGAAGGATTGGTATTACAAGACAACCCTGCAAAGAAAGAATATCCTATGCCTTTATTTATTGCAGGAAAAGATCCAGTATATGTAGGCCGTATCCGCAAAGACTTGACAAATGAAAACGGTCTGACCTTCTGGACTGTAAGTGATCAGATCAAAAAAGGAGCTGCGTTAAATGCAGTACAAATTGCTGAATATCTAATTAAAGAAAAAAATATTTAA